One part of the Gemmatimonadaceae bacterium genome encodes these proteins:
- a CDS encoding cytochrome c, protein MRVRPRLVLVLLPSLLALTGCEWFTDFKRQPSLWTWEPVKDSLTPSRGNPQNSVPVTGIAVAGFVVSYAPLPATVDSLAGVPNPTPVSDSSLANGRRYYQINCAVCHGDAALGDGPATKFGMPAISIATDITKGRTDGYIFGMIRNGRGLMPSYNRIEDMDRWDVVNYLRALQGLAGRTVPTGPLAAPGVTGDKLPGFTRTAPTRPAPFMDSRNRVAGTRGSVAGDRIGAPVRDSTLVRDTVASPGANPLPPNAAATTDTSRARR, encoded by the coding sequence GTGCGCGTTAGACCCCGCCTGGTACTCGTGCTGCTGCCGTCGCTGCTTGCGCTGACGGGATGTGAGTGGTTTACCGATTTCAAGAGGCAGCCGTCGCTCTGGACGTGGGAGCCGGTGAAGGACAGTCTCACCCCGTCACGGGGCAACCCGCAGAACTCGGTGCCGGTTACAGGAATCGCGGTGGCTGGGTTCGTCGTCTCGTACGCTCCGCTTCCCGCTACCGTTGATTCACTCGCTGGAGTCCCCAATCCGACTCCCGTCAGCGATTCGTCGCTCGCGAACGGTCGCAGGTATTATCAGATCAACTGTGCGGTTTGTCATGGCGACGCCGCGCTGGGCGATGGGCCGGCAACGAAATTCGGGATGCCCGCCATCAGCATCGCCACCGATATCACGAAGGGTAGAACCGACGGCTACATATTCGGCATGATTCGCAACGGGCGCGGGCTCATGCCTTCATATAACAGAATCGAGGATATGGACCGCTGGGACGTAGTTAATTATCTGCGCGCTCTGCAGGGACTTGCCGGTCGCACTGTGCCGACCGGGCCACTGGCAGCACCGGGCGTGACAGGAGACAAGCTTCCTGGCTTCACCCGCACTGCGCCGACGAGGCCTGCGCCGTTTATGGATTCGCGGAATCGGGTGGCTGGAACGCGCGGGTCGGTGGCTGGGGACCGCATCGGGGCGCCTGTTCGAGATTCGACTCTGGTCAGAGACACGGTGGCGTCTCCGGGAGCAAACCCACTGCCGCCAAATGCTGCAGCGACGACCGACACGTCGAGGGCACGACGGTGA
- a CDS encoding DUF3341 domain-containing protein: MPGVLGAFRELDATVDAIAALKKEQLGEITVYSPTPRHELEHAIDRGPSVVRRFTLIGGLLGMTFGFWIAIWVSDYWPLVVGGKAIASWVPYTIFGFEVMVLFGGLSTVIGLFINSRIPRLTMTVGYDGRFSHGDYGIWVECAPDRAAAAESLLKQHGAVEVRGAR; encoded by the coding sequence ATGCCTGGAGTACTCGGAGCGTTTCGTGAGCTCGATGCGACGGTCGATGCAATCGCCGCCTTGAAAAAAGAGCAGCTGGGTGAGATAACGGTGTACTCCCCGACACCTCGTCATGAACTCGAGCACGCAATCGATCGCGGCCCGAGCGTGGTGCGGCGGTTTACGCTGATCGGGGGACTGCTTGGGATGACGTTCGGGTTCTGGATTGCAATCTGGGTATCGGATTACTGGCCGCTGGTAGTAGGCGGGAAAGCAATCGCATCGTGGGTTCCGTACACCATTTTCGGTTTCGAGGTGATGGTGCTTTTCGGAGGGTTGTCGACGGTGATCGGGTTGTTCATCAATTCACGAATTCCGCGTCTGACGATGACCGTTGGTTACGATGGTCGCTTCAGCCATGGTGATTATGGGATCTGGGTTGAGTGTGCACCCGATCGGGCGGCTGCGGCCGAGTCGCTGCTCAAGCAGCACGGGGCGGTGGAGGTGCGCGGTGCGCGTTAG
- the nrfD gene encoding NrfD/PsrC family molybdoenzyme membrane anchor subunit, giving the protein MATMSRPTREDRQTPMRPNIATADVQLPAVRDYEQVDREITATLHPTTAWFIGLGIAVLFLIIGASAWIYQIYSGLGVAGYNPPVMWGVYIITFVFWVGIGHAGTLISAILYLFRAGFRTTIYRCAEAMTVFAVMTAGLFPILHLGRPWKFFWLIPYPNWRYIWPNFKSPLVWDVFAILTYLTISSTFLYVGLIPDIAVLRDREKNPVRKRIFSILSLGWRNSDREWRHFARAYLFLAALSTPLVLSVHSVVSFDFAMALTPGWHTTIFPPYFVAGAIFSGIGMVFTIIIPLRKWFGLKHYVTINHLDAAAKLCLFTSLVVGCAYSTEWFVAWYSGNEVEQEFFANRIWGQWWWSSAILYTCNMILPLSLFVQKWRRNPTWLFILSFFINIGMWFERFVIVVPSLSHEYEPWQWSGYAPTWVDFAILAGSFGWFSMWFLLFIKQLPVIAISEVKEIIPPKMRQRHDHGIEPAGRHAPFDPATPGERA; this is encoded by the coding sequence ATGGCGACGATGTCCCGGCCGACGAGGGAAGATCGACAGACGCCAATGCGACCCAACATCGCCACTGCTGATGTGCAGCTTCCGGCAGTACGCGATTACGAGCAGGTCGATCGCGAGATTACCGCCACGCTGCATCCAACCACTGCGTGGTTCATCGGGCTCGGTATCGCGGTCCTTTTCCTGATAATCGGCGCATCCGCGTGGATCTATCAGATTTATTCAGGACTCGGTGTTGCGGGTTACAACCCGCCGGTGATGTGGGGTGTGTACATCATCACCTTTGTTTTCTGGGTAGGTATCGGCCACGCCGGCACGCTCATCTCGGCGATTCTCTATCTGTTCCGAGCCGGATTCAGAACCACGATCTACCGGTGCGCAGAAGCGATGACGGTGTTCGCCGTCATGACCGCAGGGCTGTTCCCGATTCTGCACCTGGGGCGTCCGTGGAAATTTTTCTGGCTCATTCCGTATCCGAACTGGCGCTACATATGGCCGAATTTCAAAAGCCCGCTGGTATGGGACGTATTCGCCATTCTTACGTATCTGACCATTTCGTCAACGTTTCTGTATGTCGGGCTGATACCTGACATCGCGGTTCTGCGCGACCGTGAAAAGAATCCCGTCAGGAAGCGGATCTTCAGCATCCTCTCGCTCGGCTGGCGGAATTCGGATCGGGAGTGGCGACATTTCGCGCGCGCTTATCTGTTCCTGGCCGCGTTGTCGACGCCGCTGGTGTTGTCGGTTCACTCGGTCGTTTCGTTCGACTTCGCGATGGCGCTTACACCAGGTTGGCACACGACGATTTTCCCTCCGTACTTTGTCGCCGGCGCAATTTTCTCGGGCATCGGGATGGTGTTCACAATTATCATCCCGCTCAGGAAGTGGTTCGGTCTCAAGCACTATGTCACCATCAATCATCTGGACGCCGCAGCGAAGCTCTGCCTGTTTACATCGCTCGTGGTGGGATGTGCATACTCAACGGAGTGGTTCGTTGCATGGTACAGTGGCAATGAGGTAGAGCAGGAGTTTTTTGCGAACCGGATCTGGGGCCAGTGGTGGTGGTCGTCAGCGATTCTCTACACCTGCAACATGATCCTGCCGCTGTCGCTGTTCGTTCAGAAGTGGCGCCGAAACCCGACATGGCTGTTCATTCTTTCGTTCTTCATCAACATCGGCATGTGGTTTGAGCGGTTTGTCATCGTCGTGCCGTCCCTGTCTCACGAGTATGAGCCGTGGCAGTGGTCAGGCTACGCTCCGACCTGGGTCGATTTTGCAATTCTTGCCGGAAGCTTTGGCTGGTTCTCGATGTGGTTCCTGCTGTTCATCAAGCAGCTTCCCGTGATCGCGATATCGGAAGTCAAGGAAATCATTCCGCCGAAGATGCGGCAACGTCATGACCACGGAATCGAGCCCGCGGGGCGCCACGCGCCCTTCGACCCCGCCACTCCGGGGGAGCGCGCCTGA
- a CDS encoding molybdopterin-dependent oxidoreductase yields the protein MSTETKAGVKRRDFLKVVGAAGATTTAIGCSSEKVEKLIPYLVSPDETVPGVSTYYATTCRECSAACGVIAETRDGRTIKLEGNPAHPLNKGALCARGQAALQGLYNPDRYRGPMIRKNGRLARATWDEALRLFAQKLAEVRGVAANAAFVNRHESGSFPLFLNDWLAGMGMPAAISYDSDADHAAIAANRQSYGVAWPSLNFSAARLIVSFGADFLDGWGASVPQQLGWADARAKFVNAPRMVYIGPRRSLTGLNADQWIDARAGSELAIVQMLGGTGTPEQAAQMSGINATVLSALQREFASARPNMVLAGGGSAQGTQLCAAVNALNQSQGNVGVTIRPSEPLTAFEGMEPPSHLRFLAARMQAGTVPMLMVRGADPVYSLGKSLGFGAAMAKVPFKVSFSSIPDETSAMCDLVLPDNHSLESWGDAEPIRGTISLQQPAMDVVFDTRPTPDVLIAAVRANPATATRYPLPDYRSWLVARFPGGASTLAASLPRGLTAGTLPSTPTRAAPPPLVSQPAPAAQGDFSLVIYSHPLLGNGDGANKPWLQELPDPVTKIAWQTVAEMHPATGKRLGLENGDHVNVQTPAGRMSLPVYLYPGIRQDTVAIAAGRGHADTAGRYARAGSNAFDLLPYAEDSSGARVYTSGRARVTKEGGSSRLATTEGSARQYGRGIGQAVLVGDLAAGAGGATASGAEHAAEVAPGGSTTPANAARAAGATAAAGSHGESAAAATEFPGDASHEFLPGLRAPVANDAQGVLGTQDSNFKGMYDPKHWSGLAKHRWAMTIDLARCTGCSACVTACYAENNIPTVGAEWQGPKVLPDRTGFGANITRSREMAWLRLERYFEGGEDGGADFDTRFVPMLCQHCGNAPCEPVCPVYATYHSPDGLNVQVYNRCVGTRYCSNNCPYKVRYFNWFGYGEPGRSQYAFPEPLNWQLNPDVTVRGKGVMEKCTFCVQRIRDAENRATLEHRGLAGDEFTTACAEACPSRAITFGDAADENWTVAKLVNDQRAYHVFEELNTFTAVVYLKKVNHPTPGAPVRSAPAAGAH from the coding sequence ATGAGCACGGAAACAAAGGCTGGCGTAAAACGCCGTGATTTTCTCAAGGTGGTCGGAGCAGCAGGAGCTACGACCACTGCGATTGGCTGCTCGTCCGAGAAAGTCGAGAAGCTGATTCCTTATCTGGTTTCCCCGGACGAGACGGTTCCCGGCGTATCGACATACTACGCCACGACCTGCCGCGAATGCTCGGCTGCCTGCGGAGTGATCGCGGAAACTCGTGATGGACGCACGATAAAGCTTGAAGGCAATCCTGCACACCCCCTTAACAAGGGCGCATTGTGCGCACGAGGGCAGGCGGCATTGCAGGGTCTGTACAACCCGGATAGGTATCGCGGGCCCATGATCCGGAAGAATGGCCGGCTCGCGCGCGCCACGTGGGACGAAGCGCTGCGTCTGTTCGCGCAGAAGCTTGCCGAAGTGCGCGGTGTGGCGGCCAATGCCGCTTTCGTGAACCGGCACGAGTCAGGAAGCTTTCCGCTCTTTCTCAACGACTGGCTGGCCGGTATGGGAATGCCTGCGGCGATCAGCTATGACTCGGATGCTGATCACGCGGCTATTGCCGCCAACCGCCAGTCTTATGGTGTGGCGTGGCCGAGTCTTAACTTTTCGGCGGCCCGGCTGATCGTCTCGTTCGGCGCAGATTTTCTCGATGGCTGGGGTGCGTCGGTTCCGCAGCAGCTCGGGTGGGCCGATGCGCGCGCTAAATTCGTCAATGCGCCGCGTATGGTGTACATCGGCCCGCGGCGCTCGCTCACGGGTCTGAATGCGGATCAATGGATTGACGCCCGTGCAGGGTCCGAGCTCGCGATAGTACAGATGCTCGGCGGGACGGGCACGCCGGAGCAGGCAGCGCAGATGAGTGGCATAAACGCTACCGTGCTCAGCGCGCTGCAGCGCGAGTTTGCGTCGGCCAGGCCCAACATGGTTCTCGCCGGCGGCGGGTCGGCACAGGGCACGCAACTCTGCGCTGCGGTCAACGCACTCAACCAGTCGCAGGGAAATGTCGGTGTCACGATCCGGCCGTCCGAACCGCTGACGGCATTCGAGGGAATGGAACCTCCGTCTCACTTGCGGTTTCTCGCCGCCCGGATGCAGGCCGGAACCGTGCCGATGTTGATGGTGCGCGGCGCCGACCCGGTTTACTCGCTGGGAAAGTCGCTCGGCTTCGGCGCGGCAATGGCGAAGGTGCCGTTCAAGGTCAGCTTCTCATCCATTCCCGATGAAACGTCGGCAATGTGCGACCTTGTTCTTCCCGACAATCACTCGCTCGAATCATGGGGAGATGCAGAGCCAATTCGCGGGACGATCTCGCTGCAGCAGCCCGCGATGGATGTGGTGTTCGATACGCGCCCCACGCCGGATGTGCTCATCGCGGCGGTGAGGGCGAATCCCGCGACGGCTACACGATATCCGCTGCCTGATTATCGAAGCTGGCTGGTGGCCCGTTTTCCGGGCGGCGCATCGACTCTGGCCGCGTCACTTCCACGGGGTCTGACAGCAGGAACGCTGCCTTCAACGCCAACCCGCGCGGCACCGCCGCCTCTCGTGTCGCAGCCTGCGCCGGCTGCGCAGGGCGACTTTTCGCTTGTCATTTATTCGCATCCGCTATTGGGCAATGGTGATGGAGCCAACAAGCCCTGGCTCCAGGAGCTTCCGGACCCGGTGACGAAGATCGCGTGGCAGACAGTTGCAGAGATGCATCCCGCGACCGGGAAGCGGCTTGGGCTTGAGAACGGCGATCACGTGAATGTCCAGACTCCGGCGGGCCGCATGTCACTGCCGGTTTATCTGTATCCGGGAATTCGTCAGGATACCGTGGCAATCGCCGCTGGCCGAGGCCACGCAGACACCGCCGGCCGCTACGCAAGAGCCGGCTCCAACGCATTCGATCTGTTGCCGTATGCTGAAGACAGCTCAGGTGCGCGAGTTTACACGTCGGGCCGCGCTCGTGTCACGAAGGAGGGCGGTTCTTCCCGGCTCGCGACTACCGAAGGATCGGCGCGTCAGTATGGCCGTGGTATCGGTCAGGCAGTTCTCGTCGGCGATCTGGCCGCCGGGGCAGGCGGAGCCACTGCCAGCGGAGCTGAGCATGCGGCCGAGGTAGCCCCGGGGGGCAGTACGACGCCCGCGAACGCCGCGCGCGCGGCTGGCGCGACGGCCGCCGCTGGTTCGCACGGTGAATCGGCAGCGGCGGCTACGGAGTTTCCGGGCGACGCAAGCCATGAATTCCTGCCCGGGTTGCGAGCGCCTGTCGCAAATGACGCACAGGGAGTTCTTGGAACGCAGGACTCCAACTTCAAAGGCATGTACGATCCGAAGCACTGGAGCGGTCTGGCGAAGCACCGATGGGCGATGACGATCGACCTCGCTCGCTGCACCGGATGCTCGGCATGCGTGACAGCGTGTTATGCCGAGAACAATATCCCAACGGTGGGCGCGGAGTGGCAGGGTCCGAAGGTGCTGCCCGATCGCACGGGGTTTGGCGCGAACATAACCCGCAGCCGCGAGATGGCCTGGCTTCGGCTTGAGCGCTATTTCGAGGGCGGCGAGGACGGTGGAGCCGATTTCGATACCCGTTTCGTACCGATGCTCTGCCAGCACTGCGGAAACGCGCCGTGTGAACCCGTCTGCCCGGTCTACGCCACGTACCATTCGCCTGACGGCCTGAACGTTCAGGTCTACAACCGCTGTGTAGGAACCCGTTACTGCTCCAACAACTGCCCTTACAAGGTTCGGTATTTCAACTGGTTCGGGTATGGAGAACCGGGCCGCTCGCAGTATGCGTTTCCGGAGCCTCTCAACTGGCAGCTCAACCCTGATGTCACGGTGAGAGGGAAGGGCGTCATGGAAAAGTGCACGTTCTGTGTTCAGCGCATTCGCGATGCCGAGAATCGTGCAACACTCGAGCACCGGGGTCTTGCCGGTGATGAATTCACCACTGCGTGCGCAGAGGCATGTCCATCGCGCGCAATCACGTTTGGCGACGCCGCCGATGAAAACTGGACTGTGGCGAAGCTCGTCAACGATCAGCGCGCGTATCATGTGTTCGAGGAGCTGAACACGTTCACTGCGGTGGTCTACCTGAAGAAGGTGAATCACCCGACGCCGGGCGCGCCAGTGCGGTCGGCGCCTGCGGCGGGTGCGCACTGA
- a CDS encoding cytochrome c3 family protein — protein sequence MIPQKKWFAVPGLLSLAAAAAMLSAYAGASSSERNSPVQPVAFPHPAHAAGALKMNCVYCHFSANKSPDPGMPAVGTCMGCHTVIATTKPEVQKLAAFWNAKQPVPWVRIHKLPEYVHFPHMRHVNGGVSCQTCHGDVQNMKQVSQAKSLNMGWCINCHIGRSNPPLKARYDCATCHY from the coding sequence GTGATACCACAAAAAAAATGGTTTGCTGTTCCGGGTCTTCTCTCGCTGGCGGCGGCGGCAGCGATGCTCTCCGCATATGCAGGTGCATCCTCGTCCGAGCGCAACAGCCCTGTACAACCCGTCGCATTTCCGCATCCGGCTCACGCCGCAGGCGCGCTGAAGATGAACTGCGTTTACTGCCACTTCTCTGCTAACAAATCTCCCGATCCTGGAATGCCGGCAGTGGGAACTTGTATGGGATGCCATACAGTTATTGCGACGACCAAGCCGGAAGTTCAGAAGCTTGCCGCGTTCTGGAATGCGAAACAGCCCGTACCGTGGGTCAGAATCCACAAGCTGCCCGAGTATGTCCACTTCCCTCACATGCGCCACGTGAACGGGGGAGTGTCGTGCCAGACCTGTCACGGCGATGTCCAGAACATGAAGCAGGTGTCGCAGGCTAAATCGCTCAACATGGGGTGGTGCATCAATTGTCACATTGGGCGCTCAAATCCTCCGCTGAAGGCGCGCTACGATTGCGCGACCTGTCACTACTGA
- a CDS encoding TrmH family RNA methyltransferase encodes MAAPSRMSAVRVVLCEPQDPVNIAATIRAMKNMGASRLRLVKPVAYDPVRLSGVAHDTAEIIRDIGHFDELPAAIADCVRVAGFTARRRAAKREVVSPGTAANELLEFARSGPVAIVFGREDKGLPNEALDLAHLVVTIPTTSHASLNLAQAVLIALYELHTAAADATRTMAPARKAADPPTSAQLDFLFADSHRALSEIAFFKTRNPEHVMRSLRSLVFRAAPDSRELDLLRAMAIEVVRTIERVAESRRR; translated from the coding sequence GTGGCTGCACCGTCGCGCATGTCCGCGGTTCGCGTCGTTCTCTGCGAGCCGCAGGACCCGGTCAACATTGCCGCCACGATCCGCGCGATGAAGAACATGGGTGCGTCGCGGCTACGTCTTGTAAAACCGGTGGCGTACGATCCGGTACGGTTGTCGGGTGTCGCCCACGACACGGCGGAGATCATCCGCGACATCGGACATTTCGATGAGCTGCCGGCCGCGATCGCCGACTGTGTGCGCGTCGCCGGATTCACTGCCCGGCGGCGGGCGGCGAAGCGGGAAGTTGTTTCTCCGGGCACCGCAGCAAACGAACTTCTGGAGTTTGCCCGTTCCGGTCCGGTGGCGATCGTCTTTGGCAGAGAAGACAAGGGCCTGCCCAATGAAGCGCTCGACCTCGCTCATCTGGTTGTAACTATCCCTACCACCAGTCACGCATCGTTAAATCTGGCGCAGGCGGTATTGATCGCACTGTATGAGCTGCACACTGCCGCGGCGGACGCGACCAGAACGATGGCGCCGGCTCGCAAGGCTGCCGACCCCCCGACCAGCGCGCAGCTTGACTTTCTGTTCGCCGATTCCCACCGCGCACTCAGCGAGATAGCGTTTTTCAAGACTCGAAATCCCGAGCATGTGATGCGCTCTCTCAGATCCCTGGTTTTTCGCGCGGCGCCGGACAGCCGCGAGCTCGACCTGTTGCGGGCGATGGCAATCGAGGTGGTGCGTACGATCGAACGGGTTGCCGAATCCAGGCGTCGGTAA
- a CDS encoding lmo0937 family membrane protein yields the protein MLWTIAVILLILWVLGAFIMPIGGGLIHLLLVIAIIVVVYRLITGRPVV from the coding sequence ATGCTCTGGACCATCGCTGTAATTCTGCTCATTCTCTGGGTGCTCGGCGCGTTCATCATGCCGATCGGCGGGGGGTTGATTCATCTTCTCCTTGTAATTGCAATCATCGTAGTGGTGTACCGGCTCATTACCGGCAGGCCGGTAGTCTAG
- a CDS encoding VTT domain-containing protein encodes MDQLRELFANLSDLPALIKWAGYIGLTAIVFAETGLLVGFFLPGDSLLVTAGLVSAKGLLNVYKLGLLLNIAAAVGNSVGYWFGRATGPRIFTREDSLLFNKKHVFRAQQFYSRHGRKAIVFAQFMPIIRTFSPVVAGVGKMPYRQFLAISVAGTVVWVWSMLFTGYFLGTYIPGIDEHVEILVLVVIFVSILPGLISWWRQRGKPAAATH; translated from the coding sequence ATGGATCAGCTGCGCGAACTCTTTGCCAACCTTTCCGACCTGCCAGCTCTGATAAAGTGGGCCGGGTACATCGGCCTCACCGCGATAGTTTTTGCCGAGACCGGTCTTCTGGTCGGCTTTTTTCTTCCCGGAGATTCGCTGCTCGTGACCGCCGGTCTGGTGTCGGCCAAGGGACTGCTGAATGTCTACAAGCTCGGACTGCTGCTGAACATTGCCGCCGCGGTGGGTAATTCGGTTGGTTACTGGTTTGGCCGCGCCACCGGGCCGCGCATCTTTACTCGCGAAGATTCCCTTTTGTTCAACAAGAAGCATGTCTTCCGCGCTCAGCAGTTTTATTCCCGCCACGGGCGGAAGGCAATCGTCTTTGCGCAATTCATGCCAATCATCCGGACATTCTCGCCTGTGGTTGCCGGTGTCGGCAAGATGCCATATCGCCAGTTCCTCGCTATCAGCGTGGCCGGGACCGTCGTCTGGGTATGGAGCATGCTGTTCACAGGGTATTTCCTGGGCACATATATTCCCGGAATCGATGAGCACGTCGAGATTCTCGTCCTCGTCGTGATTTTCGTATCGATACTGCCGGGCCTGATCAGCTGGTGGCGCCAGCGCGGCAAACCCGCCGCGGCGACGCATTAA
- a CDS encoding superoxide dismutase, with translation MAFQLPSLPYDFAALEPHIDAKTMEIHHGKHHQTYVTKLNEAIDKTPELANKSLDDLMRDIDSVPESVRAAVRNNGGGHWNHSMFWDVMTPGESGAPRGPLAKAIDQSFGGFDTLKEQWAAAGVARFGSGWVWLLNDSGKLSITSTPNQDNPLMEGKTAILGLDVWEHAYYLKYQNKRPDYITAWWNVVNWQKVGETLS, from the coding sequence ATGGCGTTTCAACTTCCCTCCCTGCCGTACGACTTCGCTGCACTCGAACCGCACATCGACGCGAAAACGATGGAAATCCATCACGGCAAGCATCACCAGACCTATGTCACCAAGCTCAACGAGGCAATCGACAAAACACCCGAGCTGGCGAATAAGTCACTCGACGACCTTATGCGCGATATCGACTCCGTTCCCGAAAGTGTGCGTGCCGCGGTGCGGAACAACGGTGGCGGTCACTGGAACCACTCGATGTTCTGGGACGTCATGACACCGGGCGAATCGGGCGCCCCGCGCGGACCTCTGGCCAAGGCGATCGATCAGAGCTTCGGTGGTTTCGACACTCTGAAGGAACAGTGGGCGGCGGCCGGCGTGGCCAGGTTCGGTTCGGGCTGGGTATGGCTGCTAAACGACAGCGGCAAGCTGTCGATTACGAGCACACCGAATCAGGATAACCCGCTGATGGAAGGGAAGACTGCGATCCTGGGACTCGATGTATGGGAGCACGCGTATTACCTGAAATATCAGAACAAGCGCCCCGACTACATCACTGCATGGTGGAACGTCGTCAACTGGCAGAAAGTCGGAGAGACGCTCAGCTAG
- the speA gene encoding biosynthetic arginine decarboxylase, which produces MTMTRISPVTQREVQEPWTIDSARTLYNVEGWGIGYFDINEAGHVVVRPDADNPSNELDLFELASDLEAQGVGLPLLLRFSDILRSRIESLNARFARAIAEYEYTGQYTTVYPIKVNQQRHVLEEIVEFGTESGVGLECGSKPELQAVLAIAEHTDHLIVCNGYKDEEFMRLALMGQKLGHKVFIVLEQLSEVDVLLQAADDLGVNPTAGVRIKLHSEGSGRWAKSGGEKSKFGLSTAQLVKLVDKLRAAGRLDVLKLIHFHLGSQITDIRYIKAGLQEVSRYYAELRAMGVDITHVDVGGGLGVDYDGSCSTSQASVNYSLQEYANDVVYTLAEACREHDLPMPHIISESGRALTAHHALLLLSVIDVESQADNVMPDISDDDHSFLHEMAADYDAVSTRRVREVYHDATFAKDRSQELFNSGVLTLRDRALAEQIYVATITAVARLAQQDREEYEDIIEELDAILTDRYFCNFSLFQSLPDSWAIDQLFPIMPIHRLGEEPNRRGTIQDVTCDSDGKIESFIGGRTPKPNLALHPFADDEQYILGIFLTGAYQEILGDLHNLFGDTNAVHIRLSPNGYEVAELVHGDTVTEVLAYVQFRAADLLATFRRKVNAAQGITRQEANTFIAEYVAGLEGYTYLEGEAAR; this is translated from the coding sequence ATGACAATGACTCGTATTTCCCCGGTGACTCAACGCGAAGTCCAGGAGCCGTGGACGATCGACTCGGCGCGCACACTGTACAACGTCGAAGGATGGGGAATCGGCTACTTCGATATCAATGAAGCCGGCCACGTTGTGGTGCGGCCGGATGCTGACAATCCATCGAACGAGCTCGATCTATTCGAGCTTGCGAGCGATCTGGAGGCGCAGGGAGTTGGCCTGCCGCTGCTGCTGCGATTCTCCGACATTCTGCGGTCGCGCATTGAATCGCTAAATGCGCGGTTTGCCCGGGCGATTGCCGAGTACGAGTACACCGGCCAGTACACGACCGTCTATCCGATCAAGGTCAACCAGCAGCGCCACGTTCTCGAGGAGATCGTCGAGTTCGGAACGGAGTCTGGCGTCGGGCTCGAATGCGGCAGCAAGCCGGAGCTTCAGGCAGTGCTCGCCATTGCCGAGCATACTGATCATCTGATCGTGTGCAATGGCTACAAGGATGAAGAATTCATGCGCCTTGCGCTGATGGGTCAGAAGCTCGGGCACAAAGTCTTCATCGTTCTCGAACAGCTCAGCGAAGTCGACGTTCTGCTGCAGGCGGCAGACGACCTTGGCGTAAACCCAACAGCTGGCGTGCGGATCAAGCTCCATTCGGAAGGCTCCGGACGGTGGGCAAAAAGCGGTGGAGAGAAATCGAAGTTCGGATTGAGCACCGCGCAGCTCGTCAAACTCGTCGACAAGCTCCGCGCTGCAGGTCGGCTGGACGTGCTCAAGCTGATCCATTTCCACCTTGGCTCGCAGATCACGGACATCCGGTACATCAAGGCGGGGCTTCAGGAAGTCTCGCGGTATTATGCAGAGCTGCGCGCCATGGGAGTCGACATAACCCACGTCGACGTTGGCGGCGGCCTTGGCGTTGACTACGACGGCTCGTGCTCGACATCGCAGGCAAGCGTGAATTATTCGCTGCAGGAATATGCGAACGACGTCGTGTACACGCTCGCCGAGGCGTGCCGCGAACACGATCTGCCGATGCCGCACATCATCAGCGAATCGGGTCGCGCGCTGACGGCGCATCACGCTCTGCTGCTCCTGAGCGTCATCGATGTGGAGTCGCAGGCCGACAACGTGATGCCCGACATCAGCGACGACGACCATTCATTTCTACACGAGATGGCGGCCGACTACGATGCGGTGTCCACGCGACGGGTTCGCGAAGTGTACCACGATGCGACGTTTGCGAAGGACAGATCGCAGGAGCTGTTCAACAGCGGTGTTCTGACGCTGCGCGACCGGGCGCTTGCCGAACAGATCTACGTTGCGACGATCACTGCCGTGGCCCGCCTCGCGCAGCAGGACCGGGAGGAGTACGAGGACATCATCGAGGAACTGGATGCGATTCTGACCGACAGATACTTCTGCAACTTCTCACTTTTCCAGTCGTTACCGGACAGCTGGGCAATCGATCAGCTATTTCCGATAATGCCGATCCACCGGCTGGGCGAAGAGCCAAACCGCCGCGGGACCATTCAGGACGTAACGTGCGACTCCGATGGAAAGATCGAAAGTTTCATAGGGGGACGCACTCCGAAGCCCAATCTGGCGCTCCATCCGTTCGCCGACGACGAACAGTACATACTGGGAATATTTCTGACGGGCGCCTATCAGGAAATCCTGGGCGATCTGCATAATCTGTTCGGGGACACCAATGCGGTGCATATCCGGCTATCCCCTAACGGTTACGAAGTCGCCGAGCTGGTGCACGGAGATACGGTGACGGAAGTGCTGGCCTACGTGCAGTTTCGTGCGGCAGATCTGCTTGCGACGTTTCGTCGCAAGGTGAACGCCGCCCAGGGCATCACCCGCCAGGAGGCGAACACCTTCATCGCGGAGTATGTGGCGGGTCTCGAGGGCTACACCTACCTCGAGGGAGAAGCGGCGCGCTAG